A genomic stretch from Scatophagus argus isolate fScaArg1 chromosome 19, fScaArg1.pri, whole genome shotgun sequence includes:
- the LOC124050977 gene encoding uncharacterized protein LOC124050977 — translation MLSSLSPESVGCKGVTLASLHASDSLGLASVFLLTEKESTLKIAERELLEEDQPKGKKRKRLPNKLYLNTQEESVGLVAKKKNYKLLASRRSELEVLSQDEPILSSEDTETLADEIKALKEENQRLREQQSGESSAATKDLESQLKALNKENTRLRKIAVKEIPSLLAAVRTLIADKVTSSSSYEGESEYEASAATPSSAAASPPPPASPTPPKSTTVKLGNDDSTRVSAHCWETAKAQATAKGMARTLLLGLFSVEVLLKSNLTGGLNKVDPTAERRQPLDPVKLKALLDAVVQKHPGVKISEIRTALNKRICELRHQQKIKSMVN, via the exons ATGCTATCCTCGCTTAGCCCAGAATCAGTCGGCTG CAAGGGAGTCACTCTTGCCAGCTTACATGCTAGTGACTCCCTTGGTcttgcttctgtgtttttactAACAGAAAAGGAGTCTACACTCAAAATTGCTGAACGGGAGCTTTTGGAAGAAGACCaaccaaagggaaaaaaaagaaagaggttACCCAACAAACTCTACCTTAACACCCAGGAAGAATCTGTAGGCCTAGTTGCCAAAAAG aaaaactacaaactCCTTGCGTCAAGACGGTCTGAATTAGAGGTTCTCTCCCAAGACGAACCCATCCTCAGCTCAGAGGACACTGAGACACTTGCGGATGAGATCAAGGCTCTCAAGGAAGAAAATCAAAGACTTCGTGAACAACAAAGTGGAGAATCTTCTGCAGCCACCAAAGACCTCGAGAGCCAACTCAAAGCtttgaataaagaaaacacaaggctGCGCAAAATAGCAGTAAAGG AAATCCCATCACTTCTGGCGGCTGTTAGGACCCTCATTGCGGACAAGGtcaccagcagctccagctaTGAAGGGGAAAGTGAATATGAGGCCAGTGCTGCTACACCATCATCTGCTGCAgcatcacctcctccacccgCATCTCCCACACCTCCCAAATCAACAACA GTGAAACTAGGGAATGATGACTCCACCAGAGTGTCAGCACATTGCTGGGAGACAGCAAAAGCTCAGGCCACAGCAAAAGGCATGGCCCGCACCCTCCTGCTGGGCCTATTCAGTGTTGAAGTTCTACTGAAATCGAACCTAACCGGAGGGCTTAACAAAGTGGATCCTACAGCTGAGAGGCGTCAACCCCTAGATCCAGTCAAGCTGAAAGCTTTACTTG ATGCAGTTGTGCAGAAGCATCCGGGGGTGAAGATTTCAGAAATACGAACGGCCCTTAACAAAAGGATTTGTGAGTTACGGCACCAGCAGAAGATAAAGTCCATGGTCAACTGA